From Humidesulfovibrio mexicanus:
CTGCTACGCCCTGTTCAAAGAAGTCGCCCCGCTCTTCCCCTAGCAGGCCGCCATGAAAAGCTACATCTCCACCTGGCCGCAAGCCGCTCCGGATCTACCCTTTCCCCGCACGCTCGCCGTGCTGGGATGCACCGGGTCCATCGGCGTAAGCGCCCTGGACGTTGTGGGGCAGCACCCGGAACTGTTCCGCGTGGCCGCGCTGGCCGGGGGCAGGAACGCCCGCCGCCTGGCCGGGCAGGCCGCTCGTTTCCGTCCAGCGCTCCTGGCCGTGCTGGACGACGGGGTGGCCGACGAACTGCGGACGCTGTTGCCCGCGGGCTACGCGCCGGAAATCGTCACCGGCCCCGAAGGGTACACGGCCGCGGCGACGCTGCCGGAAGCAACGCTTGTGCTTTCGGCAATCGTGGGCGCCGCGGGCTTTCTGCCCACACTGGCTGCAGCCCAGGCGGGCAAACGCATCGCGCTGGCCAACAAGGAAAGCCTGGTGCTCGGCGGGTCGCTCATCCGCGAGGCCTGCCGCAAATCCGGGGCCGTGGTGCTCCCCGTCGATTCCGAACACAACGCGCTGTTCCAAGCGCTGTGCGGCCATGCGGACGCCGAGGGCAAGGAGCTGTCCCGGCTCATCCTCACGGCCTCCGGCGGTCCGTTCCGCGGGCGCGACGCCGCGTTTCTCGCCGCGGTAACGCCGGAACAGGCCATGAGCCACCCCAACTGGAGCATGGGCGCAAAGATTTCCGTGGATTCGGCAAGCCTTATGAACAAGGGGCTGGAGGTCATCGAGGCCTGCCATTTGTACGGTCTGCCGGTCCAGCGCGTGGACGTGCTCGTGCATCCGCAAAGCATCGTGCACTCCCTGGCCGAATACGTGGACGGCTCGCAGCTTGCGCACCTGGGCGTGCCGGACATGCGCATTCCCATCGCGCATTGCCTGTGCTTCCCCAGGCGGGTGACCCTGGACATGCCCCGGCTGGACCTGGCCCAGGTGGGCGGTCTCACCTTCGAACGGGCCGACGAGGCGCTGTTTCCCTGCCTGCGCCTGGCCAAGGAGGCCTACGCCGCCAGCCCCAGCCATCCGGCCGTGCTGAACGCGGCCAACGAGGCCGCCGTGGACCTGTTCCTGACCGGTGCCATCGGATTCATGGACATTCCCCGGCTCATCGAGGCGGAGTTGGAGCGCCATGCCGGACTTGGCCCTGCGCCGGACGCGAGGGCGCTTTTGGACGTGGACGCGCGAACCAGGCGGAGCGTGCGCGAAGCCGCGGCAAAATAATGCGGTCGGCGGCGAAGGCCCGGGGCCTCGCGCCGAGCTCCCCTTTTTGTCATCGTGACAACGAAAGCCGGCCCACCCCGGCAATGTGCAAGGAGTTCCTGTGGGTGTCATCGCCATTGTGCTCGTTCTGGGCGGACTGATTTTCTTCCACGAGCTTGGGCATTTCCTGGTGGCCCGCATGTTCGGCATCGGGGTCAAGGCCTTTGCGCTGGGCTTCGGGCCCAAGATCGCCAGCTTCCGTTCCGGAATGACGGAATACCGGCTCTGCGCCGTGCCCCTTGGCGGCTATGTCATGCTGGCCGGGGAATCTCCCGAGCACGACGAGGAGCCCGCCATCCCCAAGGACCTGCTTTTCAGCCTGCGGCCGGTGTGGCAGCGCATGTGCGTGGTGGCGGCCGGCCCTGTGTTCAATTTCCTGTTGGCCTGGGGCATCTATTGGGCGCTTTTCGCCACCCAGGGGCAAATGGGCCTCGCTCCCACCATCGGCCAAGTGCTGCCGGACAGCCCGGCCGCCCGCGCCGGGCTCAAGGAGGGGGACAACGTGCTGACCATCAACGGCCGCTCCGTCACCTTCTGGGACGATCTTACCGACCAGATCCAGAATTCCAAAGACCGGCCCATCGCCCTTGCCATCAAACGCGACCGCGAGCACGTCAGCCTGGAGGTCACCCCGGAGCTGCGCCAGCGCAAGAACGTCTTCGGCGAAACCGTCACCGTGCCCATGCTCGGCATCGTGGCCGCAAAAGAAATCGTGACCATGGAGCTTTCCGCCGGGCAAAGCCTTGTCCTTTCGGCCAAGGAAACGTGGCGGGCCATCGTGAACATGGTCATGGCCCTGGTGAAGATGATCGAGCGGGTGATCCCTGCTGAATCCATCGGCGGCCCCATCCTCATCGCGCAGCTCATCAACCGCGAGGCGCAGGAAGGCATTGTGGGCCTGCTGGCCCTGGCTGCGGCGCTTTCGGCCAACCTGGGCTTCGTCAATTTGCTGCCCATCCCGGTGCTCGATGGCGGGCATCTGGTCCTTTTCAGCCTGGAGGCCGTGACGCGCAAGCCGCTGAGCCTGCGCGCCCGCGCCGCCGCAATGCGCGTGGGCATCGCCCTGCTGGCGGCGCTCATGCTCTTCGCCACCTACAATGATCTGCGCAGACTCTTCCAATAGCCCGGTTCCGGACGGCGGCCTGCTCCTGGCCGTCAACGGGGCTGACGAGCGCCTGCAGGCGGCCATCGGCCATACGCAGGGCGGCGCGGCGCAGCTCTTGGCCGCGCAGGAGTGGACCGTGCCCGGACAAGCCGCGCGCTTTTTGGCTCCGGGCATCCGCAACATGCTGGACGCGCTTGGCAGGCGGGCCGCGGACATTTCGCGCATCGCCTGCGTCACCGGGCCTGGCAGCTTCACAGGGCTGCGCATGTCGCTGGCGCTGGCGGAAGGTCTGGCCGCCGGACTCGCAGGACGCGCAGGGGGCCCCCCACTGATGGCGGGCATAGGGCATTTGCAGCTGCTGGGTCTGGAGGCCGCCGAGGTGGTTCCCGGCGCGGTGCTCGCCCTGGCCTGGGCGCGCAGAGGGCAGGCGTACGCGCAGGCGTTCATGGGGCGCACAGCGCTTATGCCGCCACAGGTGGTCCAGCTTGCGGACATGCCCGCGCTCCTGGCCGGCCTCCCCCGTCCGCTTGCGCTGCTCGGCGGCGGCCTGCGCCGCAATCTGGGCTGTTTCGAAGAACTCGCACAGGCCGATCCGGCCATCAGGCTGCTGCCCGCGCATTGGGACGCCCCGCGCCCCCACGCCCTGCTCGCCCTGGCGGCACAGGCCGCTTTCGGGCCCGGGCCGCTGGCCCCGGAGTACCTGCGGGCCTCCGATGCGGAAGACAACCTCGCGGCCATCGCCGCCGGGCGTGGCCTTACCGAGGCCGAAGCCCAGGCCATTCTGGCCAAGGGCAGCCGCCCGCTCTCCTGATTCCGAGACAGGTCGGCGGAGCGCCGGGCCGACTTCCTCCCCCGTGCAGAGGCGTCCGCAACGGGTCCGGTCCGGCGCGCGCCGAAAACCTCTGCCCCTGGCGGGCAATTTCGCTAGGCTGTTATGCGGAAAGGCGGCCGATGGTGCTGGAGAGCTGCCGGCCAAGCGGGGTCTGGTGGTTGATCTCGCGCTCCACGTTGATGATGCCCTTGAGCACGGTGGAGTGCTTGCGGCCAAGGCGCTCGCCGATGGCCGCCAAGGAAAGTCCCGTGTGTTTTCGCCCAAGATAGAAGGCGGTGTTGCGCGCAAGCACGGTCTGCTGGCTGCGGCTCCTGGACCTCAGTTCCGGTTCGTCGATGCCATAGCTCTTGCAGACGAAGGACACGATGCGCTCCATGTCCGGGGCGCACACCTGGGACTGGTAGTTCTCAAGCACCTGCCAGGCAAGCTCGGTGGTGATGCGCTGCCCCAACAGCCTGGCCTTGAGCACCAGATTGTTCAGGCAGCTCTCCAACTGGCGGATGTCGGTAGTCAGCCGCTCGGCGAGAAGCCCGGCGACATCGTCGGGCACCTGGACCTGCAGGCTGCGGGCCTTGCGCCGGACGATCTCCTCGCGGGTGGCGAAGTCGGGAGCGTCCATGAGGGCCATGAACCCCGAAGCGAAGCAAGACACCAGTTGCGGATCGACCTGATCGAGCTCGCGCGGGAGAAAGGAGCTGGTGAGCACAACCTTGCAGCCCCTGGCTTGCAGGGCCTTCAAGGTCATGAGCAGCTCGTCCTGAAGCTTGCCCTTGCCCTGGAAGAAATGGATGTCCTCAAGCAGGAGCACGTCCACGGAGTCGCGGAACTCGGACTTGAAGCGCGCCGCCTCGCGGGCCTTGATGGCCAGCACCAGCCGGGTGGCGAACTCCTCCGCCGAAAGGCAGGCGATGGACAGCCTGGAACGGTTGCTGCGCGAGGCCAACTGGCGGCCAATGGCGTGCAGCAGATGCGTCTTGCCCAGGCCCGGCCCTGCGGAAAGAAACAGATGGTCCGCGGCGAGGGCGTCGTTGCACAGGCCTTTGGAGGCCGCGCAGGCCAACTCGTTGCAGGGGCCGACGACGAAGTCCTCGAAGCTGAAGCGCCAGCGGGAGTCGGCAATGGGCCGGGGCCTGTAGTCCAGAGGCAGGGCCAGGGCCGACCGCTGCTGGCGGTTCCCCCTTTCGGAGGTCTCTGCCGGGGCCGGGGCCAGGGCCGGTTCGGCCTTGCGCACAACCACACGGGCGTCGACGTGTCCGCCGACAAGTTCCTGCGCGGCGTCGCGCACGACATCAAGCAGACGCTCCCGTATCCAGGTGGCGACAAACTCGTTCGGGGCCTGGAGCTCCAGCGATCCGCCGGTGAAGGTGGCGGTCAGAGGCCTGATCCAGAGGGTGAAAAGCCCCTGTTCCAGTCGATTTTCGAGCATGAGAAGCAATTTTTGCCAGAGGTCCGCATTCATGTCGGTTCATCTACGCCGGGCGCGTGATCGCGACAATCCCGGCAAAGGTCGGAATGCATCAGGACCCAGACACGTTTCTCTACAATATAACCACCTGATATAAAAGCATTCACTGCAAATCTCTTCACTCAAATGCAGGAGGGCAATGACCGGATAACCCGCATGACACGGAGGAATCCGGCACAGTCGAGGCCGAGACAAACTTTGTGTTCAAAAAACTATCAACAAACTAAACTTCATTTTTCGCCATATTTTGAAATTTTTCACCGATTTTCTCTGTATTGAATTTTCACACGAGTCAATTCACCTGTGAAACATTTCGATAGTTGAGAGAAGCCTCACCCCCGCTGACACGGCGGAACATCATGCGACCGCACAGCCTGTCACCAACCCGGCCGACCCGTCCAAACAGCCGGGCAGTACGATTTTTATTCTTGTATTACCGATAGGTAGAACAAATACGAACAGGGCCAGAAACCGCGAAAGGGGGGAGGCCCGAATTGGAGGAGGCAAAGAAGCCTAGTCTATGCGCAGACAAAACCGCTTCGGGGTCCGAGCGCAGGCCTTGGGAATGGTGATGCTGAGCAGGCCGTCGGCAAGGCGTGCGCCGACCCTGGCCACGTCCACCCCGGCAGGCAGACGGAATCGTCTGGCGAAGCGGCCGTACACACGTTCCACCAAGCGATACACAGGGTCCGTCTCCAGGTCCTCGGGCTCATCCAGGCGAGGACACGGACGTTCACCCCGAACCACGAGATCGCCGTCGATTATTTCGACCACGATACGGTCCTGCTCCACCCCTGGCAGTTCAACCTGAACGACGATGGCGTCCCGCAGCTCCAGCACATCCGCCGCAGGCGACCAGACGAACGCGCCGCGCAGCTGCTCGCACGCCCGACGGCGCTGCTCGTCAGCCATGCGTTCCAGATGTTGCCGCGCCGGGCCTTCCGCATACCATGGTCCCCACTCGCCCTTGCCCATGGGACACCTCCGTTAGACAGGCGTTACAGGATTCGCCGTGCTCGCGCAATACGCCGCCGCCCGCGGTTTGTTGCAAACAATCGGCATGGTGCTATACAAAAGCTATTGCCACGCGCGGACGCTGTTGGTATAGATAACCATTCCTGGTTAAAACCGACACCCAAGGGGAGGGTCCATGGACGTGCTTATGCTTTCGCGGCTCCAGTTCGCAGCCGCAACGATGTTCCATTTCCTTTTTGTTCCGCTGACGCTGGGCATCTCGGTGCTCATCGCCTGCATGGAGACGGCCTACGTGCGCACGGGCAACCCTATGTACCAGCGCATGGCGAAATTCTGGGGCAAGCTCTTCCTTATCAACTTCACACTGGGCGTGGTCACCGGAATAACGCTCGAATTCCAATTCGGCACCAACTGGTCGCGCTATTCGGCCTACGTGGGCGACATCTTCGG
This genomic window contains:
- the dxr gene encoding 1-deoxy-D-xylulose-5-phosphate reductoisomerase, which produces MKSYISTWPQAAPDLPFPRTLAVLGCTGSIGVSALDVVGQHPELFRVAALAGGRNARRLAGQAARFRPALLAVLDDGVADELRTLLPAGYAPEIVTGPEGYTAAATLPEATLVLSAIVGAAGFLPTLAAAQAGKRIALANKESLVLGGSLIREACRKSGAVVLPVDSEHNALFQALCGHADAEGKELSRLILTASGGPFRGRDAAFLAAVTPEQAMSHPNWSMGAKISVDSASLMNKGLEVIEACHLYGLPVQRVDVLVHPQSIVHSLAEYVDGSQLAHLGVPDMRIPIAHCLCFPRRVTLDMPRLDLAQVGGLTFERADEALFPCLRLAKEAYAASPSHPAVLNAANEAAVDLFLTGAIGFMDIPRLIEAELERHAGLGPAPDARALLDVDARTRRSVREAAAK
- the rseP gene encoding RIP metalloprotease RseP, giving the protein MGVIAIVLVLGGLIFFHELGHFLVARMFGIGVKAFALGFGPKIASFRSGMTEYRLCAVPLGGYVMLAGESPEHDEEPAIPKDLLFSLRPVWQRMCVVAAGPVFNFLLAWGIYWALFATQGQMGLAPTIGQVLPDSPAARAGLKEGDNVLTINGRSVTFWDDLTDQIQNSKDRPIALAIKRDREHVSLEVTPELRQRKNVFGETVTVPMLGIVAAKEIVTMELSAGQSLVLSAKETWRAIVNMVMALVKMIERVIPAESIGGPILIAQLINREAQEGIVGLLALAAALSANLGFVNLLPIPVLDGGHLVLFSLEAVTRKPLSLRARAAAMRVGIALLAALMLFATYNDLRRLFQ
- the tsaB gene encoding tRNA (adenosine(37)-N6)-threonylcarbamoyltransferase complex dimerization subunit type 1 TsaB, with the translated sequence MICADSSNSPVPDGGLLLAVNGADERLQAAIGHTQGGAAQLLAAQEWTVPGQAARFLAPGIRNMLDALGRRAADISRIACVTGPGSFTGLRMSLALAEGLAAGLAGRAGGPPLMAGIGHLQLLGLEAAEVVPGAVLALAWARRGQAYAQAFMGRTALMPPQVVQLADMPALLAGLPRPLALLGGGLRRNLGCFEELAQADPAIRLLPAHWDAPRPHALLALAAQAAFGPGPLAPEYLRASDAEDNLAAIAAGRGLTEAEAQAILAKGSRPLS
- a CDS encoding chromosomal replication initiator protein DnaA, translated to MNADLWQKLLLMLENRLEQGLFTLWIRPLTATFTGGSLELQAPNEFVATWIRERLLDVVRDAAQELVGGHVDARVVVRKAEPALAPAPAETSERGNRQQRSALALPLDYRPRPIADSRWRFSFEDFVVGPCNELACAASKGLCNDALAADHLFLSAGPGLGKTHLLHAIGRQLASRSNRSRLSIACLSAEEFATRLVLAIKAREAARFKSEFRDSVDVLLLEDIHFFQGKGKLQDELLMTLKALQARGCKVVLTSSFLPRELDQVDPQLVSCFASGFMALMDAPDFATREEIVRRKARSLQVQVPDDVAGLLAERLTTDIRQLESCLNNLVLKARLLGQRITTELAWQVLENYQSQVCAPDMERIVSFVCKSYGIDEPELRSRSRSQQTVLARNTAFYLGRKHTGLSLAAIGERLGRKHSTVLKGIINVEREINHQTPLGRQLSSTIGRLSA
- a CDS encoding Hsp20/alpha crystallin family protein, whose product is MADEQRRRACEQLRGAFVWSPAADVLELRDAIVVQVELPGVEQDRIVVEIIDGDLVVRGERPCPRLDEPEDLETDPVYRLVERVYGRFARRFRLPAGVDVARVGARLADGLLSITIPKACARTPKRFCLRID